The window CACCTTCCATAATAGAGCAGAACGGACGATCAACGGCTTTCATAGATCCGGCTGTTTGTCAGGGTTGCGGTGCCTGTGTAGCTGCCTGCCCGGGTAAAGCTATTGAATTGAAACTATACACTGACGAGCAAATTCTGGCAAAGGTTAGGGCATTAGTTTAGGGGATAATTTGGGAAAGGCCTCGCTTCTATTGAGAGTGCTAGAAAAATTTTTCCATGAGGGGTTTTCCTGGCGATAGGATTACAGATATAGGATTGTAGGGGCGACGGATGTGTTGCCTCTACACTGGCAAATCACATATTCGGGGTTTTTTTATTTTTGTTCAGCTTAATTTATTCTATAAGGAGGTATAGAGATAATGTTTAAAAAAGCTTTTTTAATCTTGTTCTTTTTGCTTTTAGCACTTGCTTTTTTGAATATCGAAAGTTATGGAGATGACCCCAGACAGTTATTTGAAAAAAAGTGTAATGCCTGTCATTCATCAGAAAAACCTAAATCTTTAAGGAAGTCAAAACAGGACTGGGAAAAAACAGTTTTAAGGATGAAAAATAAAAAAGGCAGTAACATCTCTGATGAAGAGGCACAAATAATCATAGAATTTCTATCTAATAATTACGGCATTAAATAAGGGATGGTTCTTTAAAGTTAGGATGGAGGCTTGAAATATAGCATTGATTTTATTGTTGCAGTATAATCTTACCTCGCCCTTTGTCTATAACATGCCCTATGATGGCGGAGGCTGTAAGCCCTCGATTTCTTAGCTGTGCTACGAGGTCAAAAGCCTCCGCCTGAGGAAGACTCAGCAAAAGCCCCCCGGAAGTCTGAGGATCAGAAAGAATGTCAAGGAGAACTGAGTCAACAGAAGGGTCCACTTCAAGCTGGTGGGAGCAGAAATTTCTATTGGCGTAACTTCCAGCAGGGATAATTCCCATTGCAGCTAGATCGTAAACCCTGGAAAGTATCGGAACTGAGGAAGCTCTTACTTCTACAACCACCTTACTTGCCAAAGCCATTTCCAGGAGATGTCCAAGAAGCCCAAAGCCTGTAACATCCGTGCATCCATGAACGGTAAAGTTCCTGGCAATCTCTGAAGCGGTTTTATTCAGAGTGGCCATCCATTCCGTTGCTTCAAAAATATCGCTTTCAGAAATTAACTTTCCTTTGAGGGCTGTTGCAAGGATTCCGGTTCCGATGGGTTTTGTTAAAACGATAGCATCTCCCGGTTGAGCTCCCGCATTTGTGAGCACTTTATCGGGTTCGATGATACCCGTAACTGAAAGCCCATATTTTATCTCTTCATCTTCCACGCTGTGCCCACCGATAAGTACGGCTCCAGCTTCGTGAATTTTATCGAGTCCTCCTCGAAGAATTTCTTTGAGGTAGGAAAGATCCATCTTTTTTGTGGGAAAACAAACAATATTCATTGCAGTAAGAGGCGTTGCTCCCATTGCGTAAATGTCACTTAGAGCATTGGCTGCAGCGATGCGTCCAAAATCATAGGGATCGTTTACCATCGGAGTAAAGAAATCTACCGTTTGCACAAGAGCAGTCTGTTCGTTGAGAAGAAACACTCCCGCATCATCGGACGTTTCCTTTCCGACAAGAATTCTCTCGTCATGCTCCACGGGAAGATCCTTCAACAATTCTGCGAGCACGCCGGGCCCGATTTTAGCAGCTCAACCTGCCGCTTTTACCGTTTCCGCAAGATTGACCTTTTGTTGAATCGTCATTACCTGAGATCCCCTCCGAGGAATATATATTTTGCTTAGCTGGGCATGATCAATCTGCTGCCTCAGGTTATCGTTATCACTTTAGTAGCTACGTCCATAGATGTGACAATGTCCAGCATGTTTGTGGTTTCACCAACTTTCTTTTTGTCAAGAAGCCCATAAAAATTCAGGCATGTTCCACAGACCAGAATGCTTATTCCAGATTTTTCAAGTTCGATCAAATCGTTAAGAACAGGTGAATCGTCTATTGTTAGTCTTACTCCCGAATTAAGAAAAACAAGTCTCCAGAGATGAGAGCCCATCTCTTTAAGAGTGGCGATGAAATTTTTCATGAGAGCTTCACCAAGTGATGGGGTATTAGAAGTAGGTGATGGATTATTAAGATCGACATCCCTTCCCAGCCGGTCGGTTGCTATAATGATGAGGGTCTTTACAGGTAGTTCCGGTGACGTCGCCGGTATTGCGCAGGTAAGTTCGGAAGGTAAAGGCTCCTGGATAGAAGAAACACTGGTTTTTTCTTTTTCGCCTGTAATTAAAAAATCGTTTCCTTCCTGAACGGATGAAACTCTGTAACCTGATCGGCTAAGAAATCGAGATACGTTGTCTCGAGCGGCAGGATTGTCAACACGAACTGTTATCTTGATTATACCAGGTTCTTCTATCGCTTCTTTGGTTTTTAGAACTGGAGCAGGGCAGGCTAACCCTCTACAGTCCAGGAATCGTTCCATCTTATCACCTCGCCTGTGAATATTCTTGCCACTTTGTTTTTCCTGTAAGGACATAGAAGCACGTCCTAAAGTGCCTCCGTTGCCCATCTAGCAAGTTGAAACTACGTTTATCAGTATCACGGCGAGGAAAAAAGCGTGCAAATAGAAAAAAGCAATACAAAGCGGATTTGTTGATCGTGATAATAGATGATGGCTCCTGTGACATCTAAATCTATTTTTCTTTTAAGCTTTCTTTTTCAAGTAGATCGGTTATCTGTTTCACCGGGTAGAATGTTTCTCTTGGAACTTCAACAAAAACGGTTATCCACCAGGCCATAGACCCATTCCACAACCCGGGATGTTCCAGAACCTTTGTTAATATTCCGTGGTGAGATTTTTCCGTGATTATGTATGAGGTTTGATCAACAAATTGAAAGAGTTGATAAGGTTTTCCGTGGCTATTTTTTAAAGCACACACTACATCTACTGGATTAAAATGGGTAGAAGCATTCCAGATTGCTACTTGTTGAGGATTATTTGAATCGATCTGTGGCTTTTCTATGATTTGTCTACATATCCACCCTTTTGGATCTTTCACCCAGAAAGGTCCTCCACCGGGTTGCCCCACATTTTGCACCATCCCGCAAACTCGCTTGGGTCTATCAAGCAAAAAGCTGAACAGACGTTTTTTTTCGGTATTGTTCAGATTGTCGTAGTTTGGCGGAAGAACTTGTTTCCATTTTGCCCAAACGGCTTCCGCCTTAGCAACGCCATCAGGGTCTTTTTCTAGTTGATCAAGAGCCTGGTTAAAATCTCGCTCCACAGCAATGAGCATGCCGCCCAGGATTTTTTTCCATCGCACTACTAAGGGCTTTATGTGATCTTCCGGGACATTATCGACGTTTTTTATGAAAACAATATCTCCGCCAAACTCTTGTAAGTTTTTGAGTAAAGCGCCATGGCCCCCAGGTCTTAAAAGAATCTTCCCGTCATGTCTTCGAACGAGTTCTCCCTTTTGATTCACCGCTGGAGTGTGAGTTGATGGATGTTGGATTGAGAATGAAATATTAAGATGCACTCCCTGAGCAGCGAGTCTTTTAGAAATAGTTTCTGCACGTTTTTCAAAGCGTGTAAGATGTTCTTCCGGAACCGTGAAGTGTATTTGGCAGATACCGTTTTCGTCCGTCACATAACCTGCGGCTTCAAGAATGTGTTCGTCAAACGCTGTTAAAACTTCTTCGCCGTAACGGTGAAAGGGAAGGAGAGCTTTTGGTAACGTCCCCAATCCGAGCCCGTCGTGGTGTCTTAGTATGCCTCGAGTGATTAACTTCAAAGGGCCCTTTTCTAGTATTTCTTCCACTGATAGCCCGTGAGATTTACACCAACTTTGCAGTTCCGGGAAGAAGGGGAATTTGCTAATGTGTTGAAAAAATTTAAGAGTGTCCTTAAGTTCCGGTTTTGTGGCTGCCTTTGAAGCAAGATCTTTTAGAGTATTAATGGAGTCGTGCTGAAAAATAAGGCACAGGGATTGGAACATTCTCGTTGCAGCCCCGGATGCTGGAACGAATTTGCTACATCGTCCCTTTAGGGCTTCGCTTTCGTAAAGTTCGATATAAGCTTCCTGATCTTCAGAACCCAGAAATTCGATACCATCGCCCAAAGTGCATGGTCTTACAAGGTCAGGTGGATATTTTCCAGCTTCGAAGAGCGATCTGTAGCGATTAAAAATCTCAGGATCTATTCCGTGATCGGCAAGGTAGATAAGATCTTCTTTGCTCAGTTCCCATCCTTTCATTGATCTTCCTTAGTACACCTGATCTGTTGAGTCTTTGATGAAATGTGTTTTACCGCCAATCCTTATAACAAAACTACCGTTTTCTTCTTCTATGAGTTGGGCTATCTGGTAATAGGCTGGTCGTGAGAATCTAGCTATGAAAAGGCCGTTACGGATTTTGCAATAGAGCACGTTGTTTTTGCCTATAAAGAGAGTTGATGGGTTGAGAATTTCTCTTTCAGGTAGATGTTTTAAAGTTATCCACAGAGTTTTGATTCTCTGTTCGTCTTCGTCCCAATCTACGCGAGTAATAACGAAAGGAGTATCATCAACATCTATAGGATTAAGTTTTCCCTGCCATTCAATAACGTATCCATTTCCAGGAATGGTTTGAATATGTTCGTAGAAAAGTTGTATTATGTCTTCTCTTATGATCGGATTTCCATAATAGAACCAGTTTCCTTCCTCATCTACCCATATACCTGAATGTTCCATAAGTGGTTGCTTGTCTTCCATCCTTTGC of the Thermodesulforhabdaceae bacterium genome contains:
- a CDS encoding c-type cytochrome, coding for MFKKAFLILFFLLLALAFLNIESYGDDPRQLFEKKCNACHSSEKPKSLRKSKQDWEKTVLRMKNKKGSNISDEEAQIIIEFLSNNYGIK
- the selD gene encoding selenide, water dikinase SelD, translating into MTIQQKVNLAETVKAAGUAAKIGPGVLAELLKDLPVEHDERILVGKETSDDAGVFLLNEQTALVQTVDFFTPMVNDPYDFGRIAAANALSDIYAMGATPLTAMNIVCFPTKKMDLSYLKEILRGGLDKIHEAGAVLIGGHSVEDEEIKYGLSVTGIIEPDKVLTNAGAQPGDAIVLTKPIGTGILATALKGKLISESDIFEATEWMATLNKTASEIARNFTVHGCTDVTGFGLLGHLLEMALASKVVVEVRASSVPILSRVYDLAAMGIIPAGSYANRNFCSHQLEVDPSVDSVLLDILSDPQTSGGLLLSLPQAEAFDLVAQLRNRGLTASAIIGHVIDKGRGKIILQQ
- the yedF gene encoding sulfurtransferase-like selenium metabolism protein YedF → MSLQEKQSGKNIHRRGDKMERFLDCRGLACPAPVLKTKEAIEEPGIIKITVRVDNPAARDNVSRFLSRSGYRVSSVQEGNDFLITGEKEKTSVSSIQEPLPSELTCAIPATSPELPVKTLIIIATDRLGRDVDLNNPSPTSNTPSLGEALMKNFIATLKEMGSHLWRLVFLNSGVRLTIDDSPVLNDLIELEKSGISILVCGTCLNFYGLLDKKKVGETTNMLDIVTSMDVATKVITIT
- a CDS encoding DUF4301 family protein, whose product is MKGWELSKEDLIYLADHGIDPEIFNRYRSLFEAGKYPPDLVRPCTLGDGIEFLGSEDQEAYIELYESEALKGRCSKFVPASGAATRMFQSLCLIFQHDSINTLKDLASKAATKPELKDTLKFFQHISKFPFFPELQSWCKSHGLSVEEILEKGPLKLITRGILRHHDGLGLGTLPKALLPFHRYGEEVLTAFDEHILEAAGYVTDENGICQIHFTVPEEHLTRFEKRAETISKRLAAQGVHLNISFSIQHPSTHTPAVNQKGELVRRHDGKILLRPGGHGALLKNLQEFGGDIVFIKNVDNVPEDHIKPLVVRWKKILGGMLIAVERDFNQALDQLEKDPDGVAKAEAVWAKWKQVLPPNYDNLNNTEKKRLFSFLLDRPKRVCGMVQNVGQPGGGPFWVKDPKGWICRQIIEKPQIDSNNPQQVAIWNASTHFNPVDVVCALKNSHGKPYQLFQFVDQTSYIITEKSHHGILTKVLEHPGLWNGSMAWWITVFVEVPRETFYPVKQITDLLEKESLKEK